In Procambarus clarkii isolate CNS0578487 chromosome 89, FALCON_Pclarkii_2.0, whole genome shotgun sequence, the DNA window ATATCTACACTAGAATCGTATGTGTATGTGCATACATATTTATATTGATATGCAACATTACTTTCGTAGTAGACTTATGCAGTGCATTCTGCAATTGTTATTTCTTACATAATATTTCGAAACATttcttataaataatatatatatatatatatatatatatatatatatatatatatatatatatatatatatatatatatatatatatatatatatatatatatatatatatatatatttatatagataaatataaagTTACATTTTATTCAATATGCATGTACAAACATATTTATAGGTATACATTTATAGTAAGTATTATCAAGCCAAATTCTGACATACCTCAATTCTAttcaaatacatatatatgttacGTAAATGTACCAATACTCAGAGTTTATTTATCCAACTTTATTTTGAAATAAATGGCACTTCGAGATGCGTGGGAAGTGCGTACCTCAAACAGTGTTTAATGTAAATATCAAAGAAAACACTAATCTTTGTAATTGTTAACTAAATCACGTAAAACAATTTTTTGTATTTATAATGTTCGTATATGCTCGATAAACATTAGTTTATTTATCTCATTAAAGAGAGACATGTTCAATACTTAactaattttaatatttaaactCATGATCATTTAAAATTGATAATATGTGACATAACATGTTCCCGTATAACTGAGAAGCACATTTGTAGCAAGCGACGACATGAGTGCGCTGGCTGGCTTACACCTTGTGTAAATCACCCCATCCTCCTGATTAGATAGTAATTTTTGTTACTATGTGGACCATCGTCCATACATTAACGTACTGGACAATTAGAGAGCAGAATTTGGAAGTATTTTCTTTATAGAATccgaaaaaaaataaaatctaaACCTAatcattcctaggcctaatatagcacttaAATTTAAtacattaggcctcagatagcgcgtTTTTGGCCAAGGTTGATTCGGTTAGATTTTATTGTCAACATATATACAACACCTTTTCCAGTTCCAGTTTGTTCAAATTCAATGGTACCAAGTTCTACATTTTAATTCTCTAttgcgtcaatatatgtacgatggttcaCATTATTACAATGAGTACTATCTAAAGAGGAGGATGGACTAGTTTAAATACACACATGATTAGCGTGAATTTGGCACCATGTTGGAAGACCACTGTACTAAAGAGAACCTCTGCATTATGTTATTTGTTTGTTACTGAGCCTTTGTTACTGACATGAGCACTGATAACCCAAGGCCTCTCCCTAAGTGGGAATGTGGACGAACCAGAGAGTTCGACTATTTTCtgctgtgaagctgcagcacggaGGATGGCCTCAGCTATTCTCTCCATCATTAGACTGTCCCATCTGAACTGTTTTTGATTTTTGTTTCGTCGAATCTGACCTTGAGAGCTGTGGCTGTAAAAAATATCCCAGTGATTGATACTTACAGTGAAGGCGAGATCGTGCGTCCCCGCCAGCACTGTCCTATAAGTGAATCTAAAACAATATACTGTCccattcacttgagaatgaaccctgTAGTTTCGAAACGTTGCgtaaatttataataagtgtgatatattctacagttaattatatattttcattttcctGGAACAAAGAAGAAATTTGGAGAAAATTTGGAGAAATTCTCTTCCAATTACACCAATATACAAAAACACTAGTCCGAGGGATAGATGCCGTAAACCAGAATATAAtcgatacagaatatgcagtcatattcaatgaaacacacacacgcatacatacatacatatatatatatatatatatatatatatatatatatatatatatatatatatatatatatatatatatatatatatatatgtcgtacctagtagccagaacgcacttttcagcctactatgcaaggcccgatttgcctaataagccaagttttcctgaattaatatattttctctaatttttttcttatgaaatgataaagctacccatttcattatgtatgaggtcaattttttttatttgagttaaaattaacgtagatatatgaccaaacctaaccaaccctacctaatctaacctaacctatctttataggttaggttaggttaggtagccgaaaaagttaggttaggttaggttagataggttaggtagtcgaaaaacaattaattcatgaaaacttggcttattaggcaaatcaggccttgcatagtaggctgagaagtgcgttctggctactaggtacgatatatatatatatatatatatatatatatatatatatatatatatatatatatatatatatatatatatatatatagttgctggagttgcccttcgccttgccgccccgatcctcaccgaacataggtgcatctgcggaactgcgatggcagaccaatatggtcgtcatggtctggtatgtcgtaaatcacagggtaaaatcgcaagacatgaagaagtcaacgacatcatcaagaggagcctcgccacagcccggcacaaagagaaccacacttatccagacctaacgaccctcagatgcGCCCTGATGGAGTCACctagctaccttggaaggatggtaagcaagtggtatgggactacacgtgcgctgccacactggccagtacctacctccactacagcacacgtgaaagcggtggtgctgcttctttcagggaatcgcagaaaattattaaatacagaggtctagcacactgctacagctttgttccgatcggctcggagaccctcggttcgtggggaaaatgcgcattgaagttcctgaaggaattgggggacaaattgatcagcgctacaaaagaccagagagcaaagagtttcttgttccagcgcctcagtgttgcgattcagaggggaaatgcctgttgcgtcttgggcactagtccaacttcagaggaattcgaagaagtgtttgacttgcaacaatgatcggacccgtctgtgacattcatcaatgtttcccactgttgtgtttttcaagagatccataacctttaagcacctttttgcattattatttttgtatcaacccatgtatatcttgtaaccatcaaatgcataataaagcgcaaaaaataaaaaaggaagggggtggtaggagaaaagcacacagaaactgtattggaggggatctaaacattccctctaatgcgttatgcgcggtttcctccgaggctatgggtcccccttcttccagctagaggtggtacttccttctatattatatatatatatatatatatatatatatatatatatatatatatatatatatatatatatatatatatatatatatatatatatatatatatatataatctttggacaacacccaccagtggacctCGAACCAAGAGAaagtacaactaccttccagtagctgccataactagtacgccttaacccactacaccatcagacccttaacagaagtagagatttcgaggtatatatacacctcaaatatccccacttcccaagggcaccagataagtgaggggttactatacgtttttcatcaagccactgttaatgtgggtgaactcgtgtccatgctataagcccatatatatatatatatatatatatatatatatatattagtatattttggtagcagtctttcctgtagacatatattattaaatatgaccgaaaaagtaagattaataattctaacacgaattttctcgatctttcgtacgtttcttttcaatgttggtggtaattcaaaaatcaattctccaaaactcatttttatttctagtctgacgcgacacttgagcgcgtttcgtaaaacttattacattttcaaagactttagcttacacatacacaactgaatagaacttacacatcttcgatttgtttatatctacattggagtgaggtggatggggtgaggtggtattaatagggtattaaattcctaaacacaagacagaacacgaaacaatgggtattgaatggaagtgattgtagaaagcctattggtccatatttcttgatgcttctatattggagcggagtcttgaggtgtctttgtgtctggagacacaaagcagaacgctttaaaagagactaacgtcgtctatgccttcaaatgcccacttggggactgtaagctccaaaaaaaaaacagtatataggcaagacaacaacatctctttctaggcgtttaacgatgcataagcaacagggctccattaaggaacatataatctcttcccacaaccaaaccatcgccagagaaatcctagtaaacaacacagaaatcatcgatagatacagcgatagcaggcggcttgacgtttgcgaggcactacacatcaagaagtcaacaccagcaatcaacagccaattaatgcacaactatattctacccacctcaagactccgctccaatatagaagcatcaagaaatatggaccaataggctttctacaaatcacttccattcaatacccattgtttcgtgttctgtcttgtgtttaggaatttaataccctattaataccacctcaccccatccacctcactcaaatgtagatataaacaaatcgaagatgtgtaagttctattcagttgtgtatgtgtaagctaaagtctttgaaaatgtaataagttttacgaaacgtgctcaagtgtcgcgtcagactagaaataaaaatgaattttggagaattgatttttgaattaccaccaacagtgaaaagaaacgtacgtaagatcgagaaaattcgtgttagaattattaatcttactttttcggtcatatttaataatatatattggtgtatactggcagcaggtataGTAGGGCagcagaattattaatcttactttttcggtcatattcaacaacacatgtTTACAACAAAGACTGGTACcaaaatatagtaatatatatatgtatgtatatatgtatatatatatatatatatatatatatatatatgtatatatatatatatatatatatatatatatatatatatatatatatatatatatatatatatatatatgtaaggtaATTTCACATGTCTACTTCAGTTGAAGttttgaatgtatgtatgtatgaacataAGAATAGATTTATATTTGattttgattggaatatgtattgaTTGCATACTATGCCCCTGAAATGATAGTAATTATTTTATGTTTGGTCGAAAGtatcagtatgtagtgatggtccaccagaaagttcacattgaatttgaaaaacTGAAAACTTTTTGAACTGCAACGTAACCTCCCCTAACATTCCTTGGACTAATACACGGTATCTTAGGTTTAATATAGTACATGCATGTGTTATACTAGTcctaagaatatttaagtttCCTTTTAGGTAAAATTTTTCTTTTTATAATTAATAGTAGAGAAAGTGGTCTACTGGTCGTCCGTTACTACATATTTATACTTTCGACCATATAGCTACTATAAGTACTATAATTTACGGGAAATATGCTGGTATTGATGACTGGCAGTGTTATGGAGCAACTGCATTGTTATCAGAGGGCGAGTCTGGAGGTCATCTGGAGGCCGGGGTATAAAGCGGGCGACTCTCCTTCACTCGGCCATCTCCACCATGAAGGTCCTGGTGCTCTGTGCTCTCGTGGCAGCTGCCGCCGCCTGGCCCAACTTTGGCTATCAGAGCGACGATGCCGGCGGTGAGTATACCAGTCAGTGTTATACCAGAACCATTCACAGAGCCGTCACAACCATCTTTCATTACCAGAACCAGTCACCGAGACTTCACAACCATCTTTCATTACCAGAACCAGTCACCGAGACTTCACAACTATCTTTCATTTAGTTTCCCGCTAGACTAATGCACACTATTAAGCTAGGATGCGCTAGAATAGGTTACATGACATTGGATTTAGTTAGGTAAGGTAAAGCCGttgtttttttaatttataaactTAACGTAGCTGTGTTTAATGCAATAAGAATCGTTACTAAGTATGCAGCTCAATAATACAGTTGTATTTTAGTAttattatgattttttttaacaaaaagtGCATGTTACTTTATTTTTGGTCATAATAAGAAACTTGCATTAAAACACTAAGAAATTCTCAAGCAATAGCCCAAAACCTCAGAGATTAGTTCTATTCTCGACACAGCAATAATGTATTTTGCGTTCTTGTAGCTGCACGTGTTCAAGAGTGATGAACTGTGCAACGGTTATCTTCGAGGCCATTAACTCAATTAAAATCCAAATATCTTTACTAGGAAAAACATTGACCTTGTCTATAATGTTGATTTGGATTGTGAATTTGACACAAACATCTCAGTTAACTGTCACAAGCAGCAAATGGACATGTGATTTTCTGGACAAAAAAATAAGTACCTGGACGAGTTGCCACTGATAAAATCAAACAAAAATTTATATGTATCGTGTTTCTTGTGGACTTacacaggtaaaccgaacatattGTGCACGAAGCTTTGGCGGTACACATGGTACACGAAGCTTTTGTGATACACAAAGCTTCCGTGGTAACATGATACACAAAACATTCGTGGTACATATATACACTAAGCTTTAGCGGTATGTATGGTACACTAAGCTTTCATGGCACAATAAGCTTTAAAGAAGGATTTTAGTGAGGTTCTTCGCGAGAGGGAGAGGCGCAGGTTAGGGCTGGAATAATTATCTGGAAACAGACGGTGAGTTGGTCTTTATTGGTCAATGTAATCATTAACCTTACATGAAGTGTGCCTCCAGCACTACTGGGATACGTTCGGGTCTTGATACAGGTAAACTACACTGAAAGTAGGTTATATTGCACAGTATGAAAATTCCTGCCAGTGAATCGAGGGAGGAAAGTCACTAGGTTTCTAAATCTTGTAATATTTCAGGTATTGCAATATACTTGTGTAAATAAAATTATCTCATCAATTGACAATTAATCTCaatgttgataaacgtcaaataataTGCGCTGTGCAAAGCTAAAACTGAAAATCTTCAATAAATGTTTTAGAGTTAAGTGAATTACAGAATATTTTGAATGGTTAATGTTAGTTGTTCAACCTTCAGCCAGTCATATGGATTTTTAGTTACAAAGTAGTTGGAAAAGTATTAAGAGTCAGTACTTTTAATTCGATTATCATAGACTCATGAATTAGTTCGAAGAACGAGCGACATGATTCCAAACGATTATGTTATTGACTTTTTTAGGTTAAAGGATTAACTCGTTAGATAAATTACTCCTGATAACATAACAGAAGACGGAAATGCGAGCTATATTTATCTACTCTAATACGTCACTTACTATGGATATACATTAAAGTCATATCTGTCACAATATTAAAACTGTGAACAAAATCTGTTTTGCTGTAACAAAAGTAaaaaattatcaaaagaaagcaccaagccggtGCTTTGGTTAAAGACGAAAACTTTTACACCAGTAATTATATCTTTTGTTACCCAAAATATGGGGACATCACGTGCTTACCCTAATTATTCTGTTTGTCACAATTTTACAAACTTGTGTTTTTATAATTTCATTTTTCTTGTATTTAGTATGCAGGTATTCCTTGTGAGATTGATAGTAATAAATGAGGACGTTCATTTGGCAAACAGTCTAATGTATAAGGGCTAACGTCATAAAAACCTCTATTACTTATTATAAAATTCCAATTCTCGAAATTAATGTATTCTCAAAAATTAATACATAACTTCTTTCATGAAACAGTTTGATATGAAGACATGGAAACCGTTGACAATTTTAAATTTTTAGGTATTTAATTGTGTTATTAGCATTAAACTCGAGAAAATAGAGCATTTTGTTTCATTTCGTTGTATCGGTCTCTAATTTGTAAAGAACACTGAAATATTTTTCTTTTCAGGAGCTTCTACCGCGAAGAAACAGCACGACGTAAATTATCTGCTGTGGAAGATCTATGAAGACGTTCAAGATGAAACCCTGAAGCAGCTCGGGGAGACCTTCGACCCTGAGGCCGACACATCTCACTATAGTGACAATGGCGCCGCTGCCCACAAGCTGGTGAAGGAACTGAAGGACGGGAGACTTCTAGAGCAGAAACACTGGTTCTCCCTCTTCAATACTCGACAACGTGAAGAAGCCCTTTTGCTCTATGATGTCCTGGAACACAGCTCGGACTGGAACACATTCGTCGGCAATGCTGCTTATTTTAGACGTTACGTTAATGAAGGAGAATTCGTTTATGCTCTATATGCAGCAGTGATTCACTCAGCGCTCACTCATAACGTAGTGCTTCCACCTCTTTACGAGGTCACTCCACACTTGTTCACTAACAGTGAAATTATCCTGCAAGCGTACCGTGCCAAGATGACACAGACACCAGGTAAATTCGAGTCAACATATTCTGGCAGCAAAAGGAACCCAGAGCAGCGTGTGGCCTACTTCGGGGAAGACATtggcctgaacacccaccacgtcACTTGGCATTTGGAGTTCCCATTCTGGTGGGACGATGCTCATGAAGGTCACCATCTGGACCGCAAGGGCGAAAACTTCTTCTGGGTACATCATCAGCTCACAGTCCGCTTCGACGCTGAACGTCTTTCCAACTTCTTGAGTCCCGTGGAAGAACTTCATTGGGAAAAAACCATCAAGGAAGGATTTGCTCCTCATACAACATACAAGTATGGTGGCTACTTCCCCTCTCGTCCAGATAATGTGGAATATCAGGATGTGGAGGGCGTTGCTCATGTTCGCGACATGCTTATACTTGAGAACCGTATTCGTGACGCCATTGCCCATGGCTTTGTCACTGCCAATGATGGTTCCACCATCGATATCAATAACTCGCATGGCATTGACGTTTTGGGTGATGTTATTGAGTCGTCTACCTACAGTCCTAACGTTGCGTACTACGGCTCCCTCCACAACACAGCTCACGTTATGCTTGGTCGCCAGGGAGACCCTCAAGGAAAGTACGACCTTCCCCCAGGTGTCCTGGAACACTTTGAAACTGCCACCCGCGACCCCAGCTTCTTCAGACTTCATAAGTATATGGATAATATATTCAGGGAACATAAGGACAGCCTTACGCCATACACTCATGATGAGTTGGAGTTCAGCGGTGTGTCTGTTGACGCTTTTGCAATTGACGGAAAATTTGAAACTTACTTTGAAGATTTTGAATACAGCCTCGTCAATGCTGTGGATGACACCCCCGAAATTGAAGACGTCGAAATCTCAACAACTGTGTCACGTCTGAACCACAGGGACTTCTCCTTCAAAATTGACGTCACCAACAATCATGAAGAAGAAGTGTTGGCAACAGTGCGCATCTTCGCCTGGCCCCACCGTGACAACAATGGTATTGTCTTCCCATTCAACGAGGGACGCTGGAGAGCCATTGAGCTGGACAGGTTCTGGACCAAACGTAAGTAGCCTTTCGTTTGGGTTTCTCTTCTATATAATGGTATGaattaaaatgaaaaataaattgtAAAAATGTAACTTAAAGTAATTAATTTTTGGGCAATGTTCTAATACCAATAaccatgctaatatataatacatttgttACAGATATTTATATATTACAACCAGTTAATGAAGAACTTTCAATTACATGTTACATTTTGCCAACAGTGAGTGCTGGAGTGAACCACATCGTGCGCAAGTCTAAGGACTCGTCAGTGACAGTCCCCGACGTGCCCAGTTTCCAGACCCTGATACAGAAGGCTAACGAGGCGCTCGCCTCAGGCAGCgagctcaaccttcaacagtatgAGAGTGCCCTTGGACTGCCCAACAGGTTCCTGCTGCCCAAGGGTAATTCTAATGGTTTGGAGTTCGACCTGGTGGTGGCTGTGACCGACGGCAAGGCTGACGCTGCTGTAGATGATCTACACACAAACACCAAATTCAACCACTATGGCTACCGAGGAGTGTATCCCGACCACCGACCACACGGCTACCCCCTGGACCGTCGTGTTGACGATGAACGCATATTCCAAAGTCTTTCTAACTTCAAACAAATCCTCGTCAAAGTCATCAACAACTAATGACTTCATAACCAACAATAATATTCAGTAAATTTAGGCAACAATGAACATTCTTTTGTCTCAagttacaacaataaacacaaaaATCCTTGAATTTATTTCAAggattataataaaaataatatataataatataattctatataaataataatataaatatgtatTTTGTATATACACATTTTTGTCTAAATTATTTTACTTTTGAAAGAATAACATCTCTTCCAACTCACACAGGAATTAAAACTTTATGCACTAACTAGAATTTTAATTCATTCCTCCAATTATATTTGTCGATCTCTACATCCAAATGTAGAAAGCCAACATAACTTGTTACAAACGTTCCCAATTTGTAAGTGTGGATGATTCATAAGTCTTGTTAATGTTGAATGTCCAAGTTTATAGATATCTTAAATGTTGCAAATGTTGGAAATCCTTGTATATAGAGATCTCATAAAACCTTACCAACGTTGACAATACTTGAATATAGAGATCTCATAAGCCTTACCAACGCAGACAATGCTTTTATTTAGAGATCTCATAAGCCTTACCAACGTAGATATTCCTTTATACAGATATCTTATAAAGCTTCCAAGAGTTAACAATTATTGTCCACGTATCATGTAGACCGTCCGTGATCGAGGACTACAGCTTtagctttgctactgccgtttggcatcccaaTTCAACGGTCCGGTTTTACAACGCCTGGCGcatatatcgccttgggtcaccggATTGTTGATAGATCTTGTTTTTTACGTgaactggctggttctcccggcggggtgacggttttcgaggggccggcttggccgagaggttggttggcgggtcttggcggaccctcagccgtggtgggcggctggcttctgctctgccggaggacactggatgacttttgcgttttagttggggccgagttttggttttgttacctagtgttcactgtgtggggcggggccggtgcttgtcaccctgaaggactcc includes these proteins:
- the LOC123773420 gene encoding hemocyanin subunit-like; protein product: MKVLVLCALVAAAAAWPNFGYQSDDAGGASTAKKQHDVNYLLWKIYEDVQDETLKQLGETFDPEADTSHYSDNGAAAHKLVKELKDGRLLEQKHWFSLFNTRQREEALLLYDVLEHSSDWNTFVGNAAYFRRYVNEGEFVYALYAAVIHSALTHNVVLPPLYEVTPHLFTNSEIILQAYRAKMTQTPGKFESTYSGSKRNPEQRVAYFGEDIGLNTHHVTWHLEFPFWWDDAHEGHHLDRKGENFFWVHHQLTVRFDAERLSNFLSPVEELHWEKTIKEGFAPHTTYKYGGYFPSRPDNVEYQDVEGVAHVRDMLILENRIRDAIAHGFVTANDGSTIDINNSHGIDVLGDVIESSTYSPNVAYYGSLHNTAHVMLGRQGDPQGKYDLPPGVLEHFETATRDPSFFRLHKYMDNIFREHKDSLTPYTHDELEFSGVSVDAFAIDGKFETYFEDFEYSLVNAVDDTPEIEDVEISTTVSRLNHRDFSFKIDVTNNHEEEVLATVRIFAWPHRDNNGIVFPFNEGRWRAIELDRFWTKLSAGVNHIVRKSKDSSVTVPDVPSFQTLIQKANEALASGSELNLQQYESALGLPNRFLLPKGNSNGLEFDLVVAVTDGKADAAVDDLHTNTKFNHYGYRGVYPDHRPHGYPLDRRVDDERIFQSLSNFKQILVKVINN